One Turneriella parva DSM 21527 genomic region harbors:
- a CDS encoding sigma-70 family RNA polymerase sigma factor, with amino-acid sequence MTATAQKSSALDQSSERFKSLTMSARNGCKRSQDALILHCQQLVNGILKGYRICGEIYNDCKSEAAIATIKAVRTFNPHRGFSLSSYASWYIHAAIRKTLRENKLISIPKGKWYQAKAAQESADCLSTTNTTLFAAQFPQTSLFSEIQFEPEQISANSRSVGPADFAERNYLEEAIYKGLDQLPAFEKRVISGRYGISQEKPVSSREMARRLNCNRSAIVKAEETAKRSLQIYYEAKGLRSFIGEE; translated from the coding sequence ATGACAGCCACTGCTCAGAAATCTTCTGCACTCGATCAATCATCAGAACGGTTTAAGTCCCTGACCATGTCAGCCCGCAATGGGTGCAAAAGAAGCCAGGACGCACTCATACTGCATTGCCAACAACTTGTGAATGGAATCCTCAAGGGTTACCGTATTTGCGGGGAAATCTACAATGACTGTAAAAGCGAAGCTGCGATTGCGACTATAAAAGCTGTAAGGACATTCAATCCGCACCGTGGTTTTTCCCTTTCGAGCTATGCTTCATGGTATATCCACGCTGCTATCAGGAAGACATTAAGGGAGAACAAGCTGATATCGATCCCAAAGGGCAAATGGTACCAGGCAAAAGCTGCACAAGAATCAGCGGATTGCCTCAGCACTACGAATACTACACTTTTTGCAGCACAGTTTCCGCAGACAAGCCTGTTCTCTGAAATTCAATTTGAGCCAGAACAAATTTCGGCCAATTCGCGGTCAGTAGGCCCTGCAGACTTCGCAGAGCGCAATTATCTCGAGGAAGCCATTTACAAGGGTTTGGATCAACTTCCTGCTTTCGAGAAACGCGTAATTTCCGGGAGATACGGAATTAGCCAGGAAAAACCCGTCAGTTCGCGCGAAATGGCCAGAAGGCTGAACTGTAACCGCTCAGCCATCGTGAAGGCAGAGGAGACTGCCAAGAGATCGCTGCAGATTTATTACGAGGCAAAAGGCCTACGTTCGTTCATAGGAGAAGAATAA
- a CDS encoding DUF932 domain-containing protein, translated as MLDLQTCNIPAVLAQEPSKEVSGRYSFIPTTRLIDDLKTMDWLPVGAKGSTRAHDVAARHMIRFRSREHLESPVQAVCPELVVINAHNGLCSFNLKAGLFRLVCSNGMIVSEAVFASIKIRHINYTYEAVRDAVFQYAAQMPQITQKVHELQAIRLDETLKTTFARQALALRFEDRPDAAQLVDVQSLLRPMRTADTGQDVWSVLNVLQEKLINGKFVIGDKKRQARSIQNVQRTVSLNQRLFDLAVSIGKLA; from the coding sequence ATGCTGGATCTACAAACTTGCAATATCCCCGCAGTATTGGCGCAGGAGCCTTCGAAAGAAGTATCCGGTCGATACTCATTCATACCAACTACGCGCCTCATCGACGACCTGAAGACCATGGACTGGCTTCCAGTGGGCGCAAAAGGGAGCACGAGAGCACACGATGTCGCAGCCCGACACATGATTCGTTTTCGGTCTCGCGAACACCTGGAATCGCCTGTGCAAGCTGTCTGTCCTGAGCTGGTTGTTATTAACGCACACAACGGTTTGTGCTCATTCAATTTAAAGGCAGGACTCTTTCGCCTGGTATGCTCGAATGGGATGATCGTGTCAGAGGCAGTATTTGCCTCAATAAAGATACGCCATATTAATTACACCTACGAAGCCGTGCGAGATGCGGTGTTTCAGTACGCAGCGCAAATGCCTCAAATCACGCAGAAAGTTCACGAACTGCAGGCAATCCGCCTTGATGAAACCCTGAAGACGACCTTTGCACGCCAGGCACTCGCGTTGCGCTTTGAAGATCGACCTGATGCAGCGCAGTTGGTCGATGTACAGTCACTCTTGCGGCCGATGCGTACGGCAGACACCGGACAGGATGTCTGGTCTGTTCTCAACGTACTGCAGGAAAAGCTGATAAACGGCAAGTTTGTTATCGGTGACAAAAAGCGACAGGCAAGATCAATCCAAAATGTTCAGAGAACTGTGAGTCTGAACCAGCGGCTATTCGATCTGGCCGTATCCATAGGAAAACTGGCATGA
- a CDS encoding siphovirus Gp157 family protein — MTVAAGAKATAAGEQTSSKVTPANYGRFTLYEIEDSVRSAIELLELVVDEHGEIVDEKLEGQILERLNQLNLAKELKATNVAVYIKSLWGQVSLLEQERIKLARREKSLAKKAEWLTKYLVSYLQLDPAKPGMLVSGLRANIGWRRSDSVEVIAPSRLPLPYQKASIAEVSDEELAKHGQVLRTLEGYRTDPRKDLLKKRIKAGLAKGRKYTHIARLVEKYNIQIN; from the coding sequence ATGACCGTGGCCGCTGGAGCCAAAGCTACTGCGGCGGGCGAGCAGACATCCAGCAAAGTAACGCCTGCCAACTATGGCAGGTTTACTTTGTACGAGATTGAAGACTCGGTGCGAAGCGCCATTGAGCTCCTGGAGCTCGTGGTCGATGAACATGGAGAGATCGTCGACGAAAAACTCGAAGGTCAGATTCTTGAACGGCTGAATCAGTTGAATCTGGCCAAAGAGTTGAAGGCTACGAATGTCGCAGTCTACATCAAGAGTTTGTGGGGCCAGGTCTCATTGCTGGAACAGGAACGAATCAAGCTTGCCCGTCGGGAAAAATCACTGGCGAAAAAAGCTGAATGGCTTACGAAGTACCTGGTCTCGTATCTTCAGCTTGATCCGGCTAAGCCTGGAATGCTCGTCTCGGGACTGCGTGCCAATATCGGATGGCGGCGCTCTGACAGCGTCGAAGTCATCGCTCCCTCAAGGTTACCGCTGCCATACCAGAAGGCTAGTATCGCGGAGGTCAGCGATGAGGAGTTGGCAAAACACGGTCAGGTATTGCGCACACTTGAGGGATACCGTACAGACCCGCGGAAAGACCTGCTGAAGAAGCGCATCAAAGCGGGACTTGCGAAAGGCCGAAAGTACACGCATATCGCACGACTCGTAGAAAAATACAACATCCAGATTAACTGA
- a CDS encoding Rad52/Rad22 family DNA repair protein → MENNIKEMLQRLAAPFPESAVKWRAALSGINGKGDAYVLAVPYIDARAIQDRLDQVVGAENWMAEYRQGANNGTMCKLSLRINGQFVSKEDGADISEIEPIKGGISNSFRRAAVVWGIGRYLYKLNQMYGTVTDNGLYKGSAKDRTNGQWLNFRWNPPKLPPFAIPEPNLKVLNGEKAVAAQKEPTKPAVRTASAPVAPIKSEITMADVPASLRDLFAELQISDAKALDLLKRKAYNYSEVERILQGIRVDSVAAGA, encoded by the coding sequence ATGGAAAACAATATTAAAGAAATGCTGCAGAGGCTTGCGGCGCCTTTCCCCGAATCGGCTGTGAAATGGCGCGCCGCTTTGTCGGGTATCAACGGTAAGGGAGATGCATACGTGCTGGCCGTGCCCTACATTGATGCCCGTGCTATTCAGGATCGACTCGACCAGGTCGTCGGTGCGGAGAACTGGATGGCCGAATACCGGCAGGGCGCCAATAACGGGACGATGTGCAAACTCAGCCTGCGCATCAATGGTCAGTTTGTGAGCAAAGAAGACGGCGCTGACATCAGCGAAATCGAACCGATCAAAGGTGGAATCAGCAACTCCTTTAGGCGCGCTGCCGTGGTATGGGGTATTGGGCGCTACCTGTACAAGCTCAATCAAATGTATGGCACTGTAACGGACAACGGTCTCTACAAAGGTTCAGCTAAAGACCGTACGAACGGCCAATGGTTGAACTTCCGCTGGAATCCCCCTAAGTTGCCACCCTTCGCCATTCCGGAGCCGAACCTGAAAGTTCTGAATGGTGAGAAAGCCGTAGCAGCTCAGAAAGAGCCAACAAAACCCGCTGTCCGAACAGCGTCAGCTCCGGTCGCACCCATCAAATCAGAGATTACTATGGCTGACGTACCTGCAAGCCTGAGAGACCTGTTTGCGGAGCTACAGATCAGTGATGCTAAGGCCCTCGATCTGTTGAAACGCAAGGCGTACAATTATTCAGAGGTTGAGCGAATTCTGCAAGGTATTCGCGTCGACTCTGTCGCTGCTGGAGCATGA
- a CDS encoding AAA family ATPase: MAALASEADILKLCQELNFTPAVIAEVEADCLTDRSELFDRLNYLSSRITNSSEQTKLKLAKKLIRGLLEGTPAKLHWQNNEFLLYLRDNLSLNETELQLLWILYLRQSSPELDFLNMGISGLADELYILEACFAMPAEKTGEVLLRDSLLSRTGLLEPVGDTMQLPARVLMAIAGSISITAFQAESFRKDTAPVYDLASFDLNAIDIKIMLALLKSEGPANILLYGKPGCGKTEAARSLIRAAGLDILHVPVHSTGGRHSRLTRLRYADYFAQGSGLIIDEAELILNIAVKFMAFESDSTPSKSVLNTYLDSSRSKTIWILNDTNHLHESTMRRFNFRLQFDKLSRKQRSHALDLIIRKHGIESLISPEMAEQLLSDENLSPGVLNQMAHALVQASKVSPAQDSGKIIARLLASNRQPDKPLEEESKVHTAYSLEALNLSVDPNQIVQSLKSFLSSPRSPRNGVNLLFYGIPGTGKTEFARYLSHCLSRDLIIKRGSDLLGMYVGSTEQSIAAAFKQAQQNEAVLLIDEADTFFQSRVEARQTYEISRTNEFLNQMENHNTVLICCTNLIDTFDQAALRRFAMKLEFKALQAAQTPILFQTYFSSLCEAMPDAEEISRAIGSLDNLTPGDFRNVERRVLLGQGNVTWDVLVGELREEIRSKARGSVRPIGF; encoded by the coding sequence GTGGCAGCATTAGCCTCCGAAGCAGACATTCTGAAGCTCTGCCAAGAACTTAACTTCACCCCGGCTGTGATTGCCGAAGTTGAAGCTGATTGCCTGACAGACAGATCAGAGCTCTTCGACCGGCTGAACTATCTGTCATCGAGGATAACCAACTCAAGTGAACAGACTAAGCTCAAACTGGCAAAAAAGTTGATTCGCGGTCTGCTAGAAGGCACCCCGGCGAAGTTACATTGGCAGAATAACGAGTTCTTGCTATACCTGCGGGATAATCTATCTCTCAATGAGACAGAGCTGCAGTTGCTCTGGATCTTGTACTTACGCCAATCAAGCCCTGAGCTTGATTTCCTCAATATGGGCATTTCTGGCCTTGCCGATGAGCTCTATATTCTTGAAGCATGCTTCGCAATGCCAGCCGAGAAAACGGGGGAAGTCCTATTAAGGGATTCCCTGTTAAGTCGGACTGGGCTGCTCGAGCCCGTAGGCGACACTATGCAGCTGCCGGCCAGAGTGTTAATGGCAATTGCAGGTAGTATCTCAATAACCGCCTTTCAGGCCGAGAGTTTTAGGAAAGATACTGCACCTGTATATGATCTGGCCTCATTCGATCTGAATGCGATCGATATCAAAATCATGCTCGCTCTCTTGAAGAGTGAAGGACCTGCGAACATCCTCCTTTATGGCAAACCAGGCTGCGGGAAAACCGAAGCTGCCCGCAGTCTCATTCGGGCAGCGGGACTCGATATTCTGCACGTACCGGTTCACTCGACAGGAGGCAGGCATTCGCGACTGACCCGCTTGCGTTACGCGGATTATTTCGCCCAGGGCAGCGGCCTGATTATTGATGAGGCTGAGCTCATCTTGAACATTGCAGTGAAGTTTATGGCCTTCGAAAGCGACTCGACGCCCTCCAAGTCCGTTTTGAACACTTACCTGGATTCCTCAAGAAGCAAAACCATATGGATTCTGAATGACACCAACCACCTTCACGAATCAACAATGCGGAGGTTTAATTTTCGCCTCCAATTCGATAAATTATCCAGAAAACAGCGCAGCCATGCTTTGGATCTGATCATTCGCAAGCATGGTATTGAATCACTAATTTCGCCAGAAATGGCCGAGCAATTGCTCTCTGATGAGAACTTAAGTCCTGGAGTGCTAAACCAAATGGCACATGCCCTTGTACAAGCCTCAAAGGTTTCACCAGCTCAGGATAGTGGGAAAATTATCGCGCGCTTGTTGGCTTCGAATCGGCAGCCAGACAAACCGCTGGAAGAAGAGTCCAAAGTACATACTGCTTACAGCCTTGAAGCACTGAATCTATCCGTAGACCCGAATCAGATCGTTCAATCCCTGAAAAGCTTTCTCTCCTCGCCTAGAAGTCCTCGCAATGGCGTGAACCTTCTTTTCTACGGAATTCCCGGCACCGGCAAGACAGAGTTTGCTCGATATCTCTCCCATTGCTTATCGCGTGATCTCATTATTAAGCGAGGAAGTGATCTCTTAGGCATGTATGTCGGCAGTACGGAGCAATCAATCGCTGCCGCATTCAAGCAAGCCCAACAGAACGAAGCAGTTCTGCTCATTGATGAGGCAGATACCTTTTTTCAGTCACGCGTTGAGGCCCGGCAGACCTACGAGATTTCCAGAACCAATGAATTTCTCAACCAGATGGAGAATCACAACACGGTTCTCATTTGTTGCACCAACCTGATCGACACCTTTGATCAGGCTGCCCTTCGCCGGTTCGCGATGAAGCTTGAATTCAAGGCATTGCAGGCTGCACAGACACCCATTCTTTTTCAAACCTATTTTAGTTCACTTTGCGAGGCAATGCCTGATGCCGAAGAAATATCTCGGGCCATCGGTAGTCTGGATAACCTCACACCTGGGGATTTCCGTAATGTTGAGCGGCGCGTGCTGCTCGGACAGGGTAACGTCACGTGGGATGTACTTGTAGGCGAGTTGCGAGAAGAAATCCGCAGTAAAGCACGAGGTTCCGTTCGGCCTATCGGCTTCTGA
- a CDS encoding DUF6946 family protein, with the protein MSDIYGIKRLKTIEDWIEVVSRRHYKPGHSAYECAHRWQNIGARFPVEIEAILRESKNRLLGALEIKQIYAEYPVWLDTHTTPSKNDLMIFAEGPGNRKVVLAVEAKCDETFAQPVDTWIRTADKPGPRHQRKLFKKASGPVERKVRRLDFLNTILSTSISPDSTLRYQLLHRTASAILTARQTYAEAAVVLIQAFTDSERNFQDFQAFCDLLRFPGVAKDAVIGPYFTAALPEVPIFLIYFQDRRQGDRPHDSLFPEPSTTQAA; encoded by the coding sequence ATGTCAGACATTTATGGCATCAAACGCCTCAAGACAATTGAAGATTGGATTGAGGTCGTAAGCCGAAGGCACTACAAACCGGGCCACAGCGCCTATGAATGTGCACATCGTTGGCAGAACATAGGTGCTCGTTTTCCGGTAGAAATCGAAGCGATCCTTCGTGAGTCAAAAAACCGATTGTTGGGCGCTCTTGAAATCAAGCAGATCTACGCTGAATACCCTGTATGGTTAGATACGCATACTACGCCAAGCAAGAACGACCTCATGATTTTCGCAGAGGGGCCCGGCAACCGCAAGGTAGTCCTGGCAGTAGAAGCGAAATGTGACGAGACCTTTGCGCAGCCTGTGGATACCTGGATTCGAACTGCTGACAAGCCTGGACCGCGGCACCAGCGCAAACTCTTCAAGAAAGCCTCTGGCCCCGTAGAGCGCAAAGTCCGCCGTCTGGATTTTCTGAACACTATTCTCTCAACCAGCATAAGTCCTGACAGCACCTTGAGGTATCAGTTGCTTCATAGAACTGCTTCTGCTATACTCACCGCGCGCCAAACCTATGCCGAAGCTGCGGTCGTGTTGATTCAGGCGTTCACAGACTCAGAAAGAAACTTTCAGGATTTTCAGGCTTTTTGCGATCTGCTCAGATTTCCTGGAGTTGCCAAGGACGCTGTGATCGGGCCCTATTTTACCGCCGCCCTGCCTGAAGTTCCAATCTTCCTCATCTATTTTCAGGATCGTCGGCAAGGCGATCGCCCACACGATTCATTATTTCCAGAACCTTCAACCACCCAGGCCGCCTGA
- a CDS encoding group I intron-associated PD-(D/E)XK endonuclease, giving the protein MNSYQVGVAAEAFAAAQFARIGFDVSIQYGANQPEYDLLVTKSDRFLKVSIKGSQDGGWGLTQSYLKDAK; this is encoded by the coding sequence ATGAATTCCTACCAGGTAGGCGTCGCTGCCGAGGCTTTTGCGGCAGCCCAATTCGCCAGAATTGGCTTTGATGTCTCTATCCAATATGGAGCTAATCAGCCTGAGTATGATTTGTTAGTCACGAAGTCTGATCGATTCTTGAAAGTTTCCATCAAGGGAAGTCAGGATGGTGGTTGGGGGTTAACCCAATCATACTTAAAAGATGCTAAATAG
- a CDS encoding AAA family ATPase yields the protein MNLAQKYEPKFLRDLVASHWLLKSIRRFVLSRSLEILLFIGPSGVGKTTLARMTAKLCVCTSFNADSPDACGKCDACKAYDAYPDLYVVKEQCSGDDTEALQRAFETARYHCVQPVSLLFIDEVGYANKNSLAVIHEQIDGISRMQPIPGRRFVLVLATTEEFRKKLSSSLSSRITEVTFPELTQEQVANRLQYIADKEGFVYEPEAIFALAEDTELGLRHSIKLLQQIVQMAGRVTQKEVHRITGMAPEEVYISVLRLLRRNPRKMFYRTWRLLLRSGVPGFIRRLCTVFHTLNTFSQGIQPRRMLSPKLRRLYSEAQKEFHPIELAYISDVLHSRRFQQAASRKAILDQLLSLRSRLASIQLTDPTAESIEDRIWRERNRRKRPRRRHK from the coding sequence ATGAACCTCGCGCAAAAATACGAACCTAAATTTCTGCGCGATTTAGTAGCCAGCCACTGGCTACTAAAATCCATCCGTCGATTTGTTCTCTCACGTAGTCTCGAAATCTTGCTTTTCATTGGACCTTCAGGCGTCGGGAAGACGACGCTTGCACGAATGACAGCTAAGCTTTGCGTCTGCACATCTTTCAATGCAGATTCACCCGACGCTTGCGGGAAATGTGATGCATGCAAGGCTTATGATGCGTACCCCGACCTCTATGTTGTGAAGGAACAATGTAGTGGTGATGACACAGAGGCATTGCAAAGGGCATTCGAGACCGCGCGTTACCATTGCGTTCAACCGGTAAGCCTCCTTTTCATCGATGAAGTTGGATACGCCAACAAGAACAGCCTGGCCGTAATCCACGAGCAAATAGATGGTATCAGCAGAATGCAGCCGATTCCCGGAAGACGTTTTGTTCTGGTTCTGGCGACCACCGAAGAATTCCGAAAAAAGTTATCGTCCTCTCTCAGTTCGCGCATTACAGAAGTCACCTTTCCGGAGCTGACGCAAGAGCAGGTAGCGAATCGCCTTCAGTACATTGCGGATAAAGAAGGTTTTGTCTATGAGCCCGAAGCCATCTTCGCACTCGCGGAAGACACGGAACTGGGTTTGCGACACTCCATCAAGCTGCTGCAGCAAATTGTCCAGATGGCCGGCAGGGTAACTCAAAAGGAAGTGCATCGGATTACGGGAATGGCTCCCGAAGAGGTGTATATCTCTGTTTTAAGATTGCTACGCAGAAACCCGAGGAAAATGTTCTATCGCACATGGAGGCTGCTCCTGCGAAGCGGCGTACCAGGATTTATAAGGCGTCTTTGCACGGTCTTCCACACCCTCAACACGTTTTCGCAGGGCATTCAACCAAGACGGATGCTCAGCCCGAAATTACGACGTCTGTATTCGGAAGCACAGAAGGAATTTCACCCGATCGAGCTCGCATACATCAGCGACGTGCTACACTCCCGGCGTTTCCAACAAGCAGCAAGCAGGAAGGCCATTCTCGATCAGCTATTGTCCTTACGCTCGCGCCTGGCCAGTATTCAGCTCACCGATCCAACCGCTGAGAGTATCGAAGACAGAATCTGGCGCGAGCGAAACAGGCGAAAACGCCCGAGACGGAGGCACAAATGA